The Vicia villosa cultivar HV-30 ecotype Madison, WI linkage group LG1, Vvil1.0, whole genome shotgun sequence genome includes a region encoding these proteins:
- the LOC131644859 gene encoding target of rapamycin complex subunit LST8-1 yields MSQPSVILATASYDHTIRFWEAKSGRCYRTIQYPDSQVNRLEITPDKRFLAAAGNPHIRLFDVNSNSPQPVMSYDSHTNNVMAVGFQCDGNWMYSGSEDGTVKIWDLRAPGCQREYESRAAVNSVVLHPNQTELISGDQNGNIRVWDLTANSCSCELVPEVDTAVRSLTVMWDGSLVVAANNNGTCYVWRLLRGTQTMTNFEPLHKLQAHNGYILKCLLSPEFCDPHRYLATASSDNTVKIWNVDGFTLEKTLIGHTRWVWDCVFSVDGAYLITASSDSTARLWSMSTGEDIKVYGGHHKATICCALHDGAEPATC; encoded by the exons ATGAGTCAACCATCAGTGATACTCGCCACTGCCAGCTATGATCACACCATTCGATTTTGGGAAGCCAAGAGTGGTAGATGTTACCGCACCATCCAATATCCTGATTCG CAAGTAAACCGGCTGGAGATAACCCCGGATAAACGCTTCTTAGCTGCAGCTGGTAATCCTCACATTCGGTTGTTTGATGTTAACTCAAATAGCCCTCAGCCG GTAATGAGCTATGATTCACATACCAATAATGTAATGGCAGTTGGGTTTCAATGTGATGGGAACTGGATGTATTCTGGTTCAGAGGATGGCACAGTTAAGATATGGGATTTGAG GGCACCAGGTTGTCAAAGAGAATATGAAAGTCGTGCAGCAGTTAACAGTGTTGTGTTGCACCCAAATCAG ACTGAACTAATATCTGGTGATCAAAATGGCAATATTCGTGTGTGGGATTTGACAGCAAATTCATGCAGCTGTGAATTG GTGCCAGAGGTGGATACGGCTGTACGCTCTCTGACAGTGATGTGGGATGGCAGCTTGGTAGTAGCAGCAAATAATAATGGGACATGTTATGTGTGGCGTCTGTTGCGAGGGACCCAG ACAATGACAAACTTTGAGCCACTTCATAAGCTGCAAGCACACAATGGCTACATCCTCAAATGTCTTTTATCACCTGAGTTTTGCGATCCGCACAG GTACTTGGCAACTGCATCTTCTGATAATACTGTCAAGATATGGAACGTTGATGGTTTTACATTAGAGAAGACTTTGATAG GTCATACACGTTGGGTGTGGGACTGTGTCTTCTCAGTGGATGGTGCCTACCTTATTACAG CTTCCTCTGATTCAACTGCTAGGCTTTGGTCTATGTCAACTGGTGAAGATATTAAAGTTTATGGAGGGCATCATAAAGCTACAATTTGCTGTGCTTTACATGATGGAGCTGAACCTGCAACTTGTTGA
- the LOC131644860 gene encoding uncharacterized protein LOC131644860, with product MHSESVKSSQSPPGEGEKHKNLDREIREMVSAITGRVTNFHKPGSTHHLDNEDEHGTRIITLAGTNEGATLRSEMDEKSGKYFSHEEPELLSTYVNSNFQAINNSIMLGGNYHANDPGVRMDIEDFTENPENRHKTERHGKKDKKEKDKKGKESSKSEQHSD from the coding sequence ATGCATTCAGAATCAGTGAAATCAAGTCAATCTCCCCCTGGTGAAGGTGAGAAGCATAAGAACCTGGATAGAGAAATTAGGGAGATGGTTTCTGCCATCACTGGTCGTGTCACTAATTTTCATAAACCAGGTTCCACCCATCATTTGGACAATGAGGATGAACATGGCACTAGGATCATCACGCTTGCAGGAACCAACGAAGGAGCTACTCTGCGGAGTGAAATGGACGAAAAATCAGGTAAATATTTTTCTCATGAAGAGCCTGAATTATTGAGTACTTATGTTAACAGCAACTTCCAGGCCATCAACAACTCAATCATGCTTGGTGGTAACTACCATGCTAATGATCCTGGTGTACGCATGGATATTGAAGACTTCACTGAGAATCCCGAAAATCGCCATAAGACTGAGAGGCATGGCAAGAAGGACAAAAAGGAAAAGGATAAGAAAGGGAAAGAAAGTTCCAAAAGTGAGCAACACTCTGATTAG